The genomic stretch GGCCAGCCGGCACGGCTACGTCGACGTGTCGCACACGATGGAGATCTTCGGCACCTGCCCGGACTGCGCGAACAAGTCCTGAGTGGGACCCTGGGCCGGTGAAGCTCTACGCCGACCGGCTGCCCACCGCCGTACGCCAAATCCTCACCGACGCCATCGTGGTCCTGTGGATCTATCTGTGGGTTCGCGCGGGTCTGTGGGTCAACGACATGGTCGAGAAACTCGGTGTCCCAGGGGCGAAGCTGGAGGCCGCCGGTGGGGGCATCGCCGACAACCTGAGCGACGCCGGCAGCAAGGTCGACGGCGTCCCGCTGGTCGGCGATCAGCTGGTCAAACCGTTCAACGGCGCCGCCTCGGCCGCCCGGTCGCTGGCCGAGGCGGGCCGTGAGCAGCAAGAGGTCGTCGACACGATGGCGATCGTCGTGGCTCTGGTGGCGGTGTCCGTTCCGTTGGCTCTCGTGCTGTTCCTCTGGCTTCCGCTGCGGCTGCGGTGGATGCGCCGGGCGTCGGTCGCTTCCGCCGTACGCGATCAGCCCGCCGGGCGTGACCTGCTGGCGTTGCGCGCCCTTTCCTCCCAGCCGCTCAACCGCCTGGCCAAGCTCGGTCCCGACATCGCGCAGAGCTGGCGCAACGGCGACGCCGCGGCGGTCGACGCGCTGGCCGAGCTGGAACTCAAGCGGCTCGGTCTGCGGTCTCGCCGGGAGTGACGTCCGTCCCGGCGACCTCCTCGTCCTCGTCCTCGTCGTCCTCGTCGATCCAGTTCCGGCGGAAGAACGGGATGGCCGCCCAGAAGGTGAGGAAGAAGACGGCGGTGATCGCGCTCAACAGGAACGCCAGCGGCCGGTCGAGGATGAAGTCGGTGACCAGCAGCACCGAACTGACCATCGCGACAAGCAGGAAGAACAGCCCGCCGGTGGCCATCCGGTGGGCGTAACGCACCAGCTC from Paractinoplanes brasiliensis encodes the following:
- a CDS encoding DUF6328 family protein, with protein sequence MVDKAYGRHETEKQRWDRNFADLLQELRVAQTGIQILFAFLLTLPFSNRFSEVTQFQKDTYVVALLAAAGATAMIIAPVAFHRALFRQGRKPELVRYAHRMATGGLFFLLVAMVSSVLLVTDFILDRPLAFLLSAITAVFFLTFWAAIPFFRRNWIDEDDEDEDEEVAGTDVTPGETADRAA